The nucleotide window GAATGCATAACGATAAATGGAATTAAGGTGGCGTTAACATGTCGAGCTTTTTAAAAGGTGTTGATCAAAGGACTTCTTTGGCAGGTATGAACCGAATGGAGCTGTTGCTTTTTACGATTAAAGGGCAGCAACTGTTTGGCATTAATGTATTTAAAGTTCGTGAGGTTATTCGAACGCCACATATTTCGGTTGTTCCTAAGTCGGATTCTAGAGTGGTTGGGGTGTCAGATATTCGAGGTCAGACCATGCCAATGATTGATTTGGCTAAGGCTTTGGATTTGGAGCCTATTGCACCGGAAAATTATTCCAACAGTTTGACCATCGTTACCGAATTTAATAGCTCTGTGCAGGGGTTTTTGGTGGAGGATGTGGATCGCATCGTGCACTTACGTTGGGAAGATATTTTGCCTCCTCCCGATAGCCTGTTGAATGTGAATTATTTAACGGGGATTACTCGAGCACAGGATCAAATTGTACAAATCGTCGATGTTGAAAAGGTATTGGCTGAGGTTTCGGGGCTGAGCAATGAAATGTCGGATGAGTTCATTGAGCAGAATGTTTCTAAAACGGCAAATCAGAATTTCTTTGTGCTTGGTGCCGATGACTCTTCCGTGGCTCGTAACCAGTTGAAGCATATTCTTGAAAAGATGGGGATTGCTAATAAAATTGTAAATAACGGTAAGCTTGCGTTGGAGTTTTTACAGAAATGGGCCGATGATGCGGAAAAAGGTATTTCACCCAGGGTTTCCGACCGGGTGCTGATGGTGATTTCCGATATCGAGATGCCGGAAATGGATGGCTATACTCTGACAACCAGTATTCGCAAGGATGAACGCTTGAAAGACTTGTATGTGGTTTTGAACTCTTCGTTAAGTGGTGGTTTTAATGAGAGCTTAACGGATAAGGTTGGCGCAAATGTGTTTTTGTCAAAGTGGCATTCGGATGAGTTGGCCACTATCATTGTTCAGCGAATTGATGAAGTCACTCACGCTTCTCATAAGCAGGCTTAGAGTTTTTCCGATGCGATTTTTTTTAACCTCAGTTTTCATTTCATCGTTGCTTGTTTCATATTCTGCAATTTCAGCGGAAATCGAAGCGGAGTGTATCGACAATCCCAATTCGCCTGTCATGTGCGCTGAACCAAGTTATGTTGAGGAAAAATCCGATAAGCGTGCTGCTAAAGAGCCGCAGCCAACTCAGAAACCCAGTTTCTCCGAACAAGCTCAGTGTGTTGTGGTTAAAGGAATTGCCTCTTCTAAAGATGTGAGTGAGGCGTTTGCTAGAAAAATGGCGATTCGAGACGCGTTGCAGCAAGCCAGTTTGAAAAATAATGTTGTCGTGAAAACCGACCAGTCGGTAGAGGCTTATCAGCTGACTTTGGACAGCGCTCGCTTTACCTCGTCGAGTAAGGTTAAAAGTTTTACGGTTTTAAAAGAGGGGTTCGAGGAGCCGGAAGATAAGTACGGAGCAACTAAAAAATCGCCGTTAAATTATGAAGTGACTCTGAACGTCTGTTTAACTGAAGAGCGCGGTGTTTGTCCAAGCTTGCCGGGTAATCAATATCAACCGCGTCTGGCTAT belongs to Thiomicrorhabdus immobilis and includes:
- a CDS encoding chemotaxis protein, giving the protein MSSFLKGVDQRTSLAGMNRMELLLFTIKGQQLFGINVFKVREVIRTPHISVVPKSDSRVVGVSDIRGQTMPMIDLAKALDLEPIAPENYSNSLTIVTEFNSSVQGFLVEDVDRIVHLRWEDILPPPDSLLNVNYLTGITRAQDQIVQIVDVEKVLAEVSGLSNEMSDEFIEQNVSKTANQNFFVLGADDSSVARNQLKHILEKMGIANKIVNNGKLALEFLQKWADDAEKGISPRVSDRVLMVISDIEMPEMDGYTLTTSIRKDERLKDLYVVLNSSLSGGFNESLTDKVGANVFLSKWHSDELATIIVQRIDEVTHASHKQA